One Natator depressus isolate rNatDep1 chromosome 6, rNatDep2.hap1, whole genome shotgun sequence DNA window includes the following coding sequences:
- the TCIRG1 gene encoding V-type proton ATPase 116 kDa subunit a 3, whose translation MGSMFRSEEVCLAQLFLQSASAYACVSELGERGLVEFRDLNPNVNAFQRRFVGEVRRCEDMEKTFTFLHQELRKAGLALGPCPESPPAPLPRDALHIQEQSEQLAQELREVSRNWESLGRRLRELQEYAHVLREGQRFTGQLASLGSPARPRALSDQEPLLNPSTAPRLDVKINFVAGVIHPWRVTSFERLLWRACRGYLIANFVEMAEPMEDPATGESITWVIFLISYWGEQIGQKIRKISDCFHCHMYPYADREADRLEVLSGLLTQINDLTTVLGETEQYLSQVLQKVVLMLPAWRVKVQKMKAIYLILNQCSFNVIEKCLIAEVWCPVRDLPQVQEALRHGSHKSGSGVESFVHRIPSSESPPTLIRTNKFTTGFQSIVDAYGVASYQEVNPAPYTIITFPFLFAVMFGDVGHGLLMFLFALWMVLAESSPRLREARNEIWQTFFEGRYLILLMGAFSVYTGFIYNECFSKATAIFPSAWSVATMVKHSNWSSDYLASHAFLTLDPNVTGVFKGPYPFGIDPVWSLANNHLNFLNSFKMKMSVILGIIHMSFGVLLGVFNHLHFRQQYQVALVFLPEALFLLALFGYLVFMIFYKWITFSAVNSLLAPSILIHFIDMFLFTENPDNHPLYPGQVTVQNVLVVLALASVPVLLLGRPVYLWCQHRRRGRPHLGLGPPGDAGEHQPLLSSQEPGNSVNVTEADVEHGGHGPEPEFEFSEVFMHQAIHTIEYCLGCISNTASYLRLWALSLAHAQLSEVLWTMVMRNGFLMHVYVGGVLLVPVFAFFAVLTVAILLVMEGLSAFLHALRLHWVEFQNKFYVGTGYKLSPFAFPPDSWE comes from the exons ATGGGCTCCATGTTCCGCAGCGAGGAGGTCTGCCTggcccagctcttcctgcagtcGGCCTCGGCCTACGCCTGCGTCAGCGAGCTGGGCGAGAGGGGGCTTGTGGAGTTCAGAGAC ctcaaCCCCAATGTCAACGCCTTCCAGCGGCGCTTCGTGGGTGAGGTGCGGCGTTGCGAGGACATGGAGAAAACCTTCA CGTTCCTGCACCAGGAGCTGCGGAAGGCAGGGCTGGCACTGGGGCCCTGCCCTGaaagccccccagcccctctgccccgtGATGCCCTGCACATCCAGGAGCAGTCCGAGCAGCTGGCCCAGGAGCTACGCGAAGTGAGCCGCAACTGGGAGTCGCTGGGCCGGCGCCTGCGGGAGCTGCAGGAGTATGCGCATGTCCTGCGCGAGGGGCAGCGCTTCACCGGCCAGCTG gcGTCACTGGGctcccctgcccggccccgcGCCCTCTCAGACCAGGAGCCCCTGCTCAACCCGTCCACAGCACCGCGACTCGATGTCAAAATCAA ctttgtgGCGGGCGTGATCCACCCGTGGCGGGTGACCTCCTTTGAGCGGCTGCTGTGGCGCGCCTGCCGCGGGTACCTCATCGCCAACTTTGTGGAGATGGCGGAGCCCATGGAGGACCCAGCCACA GGTGAGAGCATCACCTGGGTTATCTTCCTCATTTCCTACTGGGGGGAGCAGATCGGACAGAAAATCCGCAAGATCTCGGACTG CTTCCACTGCCACATGTATCCCTACGCCGACAGAGAGGCCGACCGGCTGGAGGTGCTGAGTGGGCTGCTCACCCAAATCAACGACCTCACCACG gtgctgggggagacGGAGCAGTACCTGTCCCAGGTGCTGCAGAAGGTGGTGCTGATGCTGCCGGCCTGGCGCGTGAAGGTGCAGAAGATGAAGGCCATCTACCTCATCCTCAACCAGTGCAGCTTCAACGTCATTGAGAAGTGCCTCATCGCCGAGGTGTGGTGCCCCGTGCGTGACCTGCCACAGGTGCAGGAGGCCTTGCGCCACGGATCG CACAAGAGCGGCTCAGGGGTGGAGTCGTTCGTGCACCGGATCCCCAGTTCTGAGAGCCCTCCCACCCTCATCCGCACCAACAAGTTCACCACTGGCTTCCAGAGCATCGTCGACGCTTATGGGGTCGCCAGTTACCAGGAGGTGAACCCGG cgcCCTACACCATCATCacattccccttcctgtttgctgtCATGTTCGGGGACGTGGGCCACGGGCTGCTGATGTTCCTTTTTGCCCTCTGGATGGTGctggctgagagcagcccccgcCTGAGGGAGGCGCGCAACGAG atCTGGCAGACGTTCTTTGAGGGGCGCTACCTGATTCTGCTCATGGGGGCCTTCTCCGTCTACACCGGCTTCATCTACAATGAGTGCTTCAGCAAGGCAACCGCCATCTTCCCCTCCGCCTGGAGTGTGGCCACCATGGTCAAACACTCCAACTGGAG CTCCGACTACTTAGCCAGCCACGCCTTCCTCACCCTGGACCCCAACGTCACTGGAGTCTTCAAGGGGCCCTACCCCTTCGGGATCGACCCG GTCTGGAGCCTGGCCAACAACCACCTGAACTTCCTGAACTCCTTCAAGATGAAGATGTCAGTGATTCTGGGCATCATCCACATGAGCTTCGGGGTGCTGCTCGGTGTCTTCAACCACCT GCACTTCAGGCAGCAGTACCAGGTGGCACTGGTCTTCCTGCCCGAGGCGCTCTTCCTGCTGGCGCTCTTTGGCTACCTCGTCTTCATGATCTTCTACAAGTGGATCACGTTCAGTGCTGTCAactccctgctggcacccagcATCCTCATCCACTTCATCGACATGTTTCTGTTCACTGAGAACCCCGACAACCACCCGCTGTATCCGGGACAG gtGACGGTGCAGAATGTCCTGGTCGTCCTGGCTCTGGCCTCTGTGCCTGTCCTGCTCCTGGGCAGGCCTGTGTACCTGTGGTGCCAGCACCGCCGCAGGGGGCGCCCTCATCTTGGG CTGGGCCCACCTGGGGACGCCGGGGAGCATCAGCCACTGCTGAGCTCGCAGGAGCCGGGGAACTCGGTGAACGTTACGGAGGCCGACGTGGAGCATGGCGGGCATGGCCCTGAGCCTGAG TTTGAATTCTCTGAAGTCTTCATGCACCAGGCCATCCACACCATCGAGTACTGCCTGGGCTGCATCTCCAACACGGCCTCCTACCTGCGCCTGTGGGCGCTCAGCCTGGCCCATGCAC AGCTGTCGGAGGTGTTGTGGACCATGGTGATGCGGAACGGCTTCCTGATGCACGTCTACGTGGGCGGCGTGCTGCTTGTGCCCGTCTTCGCCTTCTTCGCCGTGCTGACGGTGGCCATCCTGCTGGTGATGGAGGGGCTGTCGGCTTTCCTGCATGCCCTGCGCCTGCACTg GGTGGAATTCCAGAACAAATTCTACGTGGGCACCGGGTACAAGCTGAGCCCCTTCGCCTTCCCCCCCGACAGCTGGGAGTAG
- the NDUFS8 gene encoding NADH dehydrogenase [ubiquinone] iron-sulfur protein 8, mitochondrial has protein sequence MAALRMICRASCTGTPPCLSLTRLLSVTASRKSYKYVNVQELKSDMKSITDRAAQTLLWTELIRGLGMTLSYLFREPATINYPFEKGPLSPRFRGEHALRRYPSGEERCIACKLCEAICPAQAITIEAEPRADGSRRTTRYDIDMTKCIYCGFCQEACPVDAIVEGPNFEFSTETHEELLYNKEKLLNNGDKWEAEIAANIEADYLYR, from the exons ATGGCGGCGCTGCGGATGATATGCCGAGCTTCCTGCACAG GGACACCACCCTGCCTGAGTCTCACCCGGCTGCTCAGTGTTACAGCCTCGAGGAAGTCCTACA AGTATGTGAATGTACAGGAGCTGAAATCGGACATGAAATCCATCACCGACCGGGCTGCTCAAACCCTCTTGTGGACAGAGCTCATTCGAG GCCTGGGTATGACCCTGAGTTACCTCTTCCGGGAACCTGCCACCATCAACTACCCCTTTGAGAAGGGTCCCCTGAGCCCGCGTTTCCGGGGGGAGCATGCCCTGCGCCGCTACCCGTCTGGAGAGGAGCGTTGCATCGCCTGCAAGCTCTGCGAGGCCATTTGCCCTGCCCAG gcgATCACCATCGAGGCCGAGCCACGCGCTGATGGCAGCCGCCGAACCACCCGCTATGACATCGACATGACCAAGTGCATTTACTGTGGGTTCTGCCAGGAGGCCTGCCCTGTGGATGCCATTGTGGAG GGCCCCAACTTCGAGTTCTCCACTGAGACACACGAGGAGCTGCTGTACAACAAGGAGAAACTGCTCAACAATGGGGACAAGTGGGAGGCCGAGATCGCGGCCAATATCGAGGCTGACTACCTGTACCGGTGA
- the TBX10 gene encoding T-box transcription factor TBX10 produces the protein MAKLLPGAGGSRLLSPWASQCPPRSCSALHHATLGESPPPEQENKIARSSPEASETELQPHWAGETGSGQGAGATPTALMAAFLTASLSVLTSDGGPFASGPEWGSPMGAPCLLGPLPACGKFGVPAGEGAAGLGDSSQPARKNQHVSNVSVQLEMRSLWEEFNSLGTEMIVTKAGRRMFPTFQVKLSGLDPLADYVLLMDFMPLDDKRYRYAFHSSSWLVAGRADPAAPGRVHFHPDSPAKGGQWMRQIVSFDKLKLTNNLLDDNGHIILNSMHRYQPRFHVVYVDPRRDSERFAHENFKSFTFAETQFMAVTAYQNHRITQLKIASNPFAKGFRDCKPDDW, from the exons ATGGCGAAGCTGCTgcccggggcggggggttctcGGCTCCTCTCGCCCTGGGCCAGCCAGTGCCCCCCAAGGAGCTGCTCAGCTCTGCACCACGCCACGCTCGGTGAATCTCCGCCCCCCGAGCAGGAGAATAAAATCGCCAGGTCCAGCCCGGAGGCTTCAGAAACCGAGTTACAGCCACACTGGGCCGGGGAGACGGGCTCTGGCCAGGGAGCTGGAGCAACGCCCACTGCACTGATGGCAG CATTCCTCACAGCCAGTCTGAGTGTCCTGACGTCAGACGGGGGCCCCTTCGCCTCTGGCCCCGAGTGGGGCAGTCCCATgggggctccctgcctgctggggcCCCTGCCGGCCTGTGGCAAGTTCGGTgtccctgctggggagggggccgCGGGGCTCGGGGACAGCAGCCAACCGGCCAGGAAGAACCAGCATGTGTCCAACGTGTCAGTGCAGCTGGAGATGCGGAGCCTGTGGGAGGAATTCAACAGTCTGGGCACCGAGATGATTGTCACCAAAGCAGGGAG GAGGATGTTCCCCACCTTCCAGGTGAAGCTCTCAGGGCTGGACCCGCTGGCCGACTACGTGCTGCTCATGGACTTCATGCCCCTGGACGACAAGCGATACAG ATACGCCTTCCACAGCTCCTCGTGGctggtggctggcagagcggatcCGGCCGCGCCCGGCCGCGTCCACTTCCACCCCGACTCGCCCGCCAAGGGCGGCCAGTGGATGAGGCAGATCGTCTCCTTCGACAAGCTCAAACTCACCAACAACCTGCTGGACGACAACGGCCAC ATCATCCTGAACTCCATGCACCGGTACCAGCCCCGCTTCCATGTGGTGTACGTGGACCCACGCCGGGACAGCGAGCGCTTTGCCCACGAGAACTTCAAATCCTTCACTTTCGCAGAGACCCAGTTCATGGCGGTGACAGCCTACCAGAACCACCGG atcACGCAGCTGAAAATCGCCAGTAACCCCTTTGCCAAGGGTTTCCGCGACTGCAAGCCAGACGACTGGTAa